A genomic region of Thermodesulfobium narugense DSM 14796 contains the following coding sequences:
- a CDS encoding ATP-dependent DNA ligase — MKATNSLQSSFILLAQVFEKLEKETSRLRMMEILADYFENISPEDVKIAIYLLSGKTGPSFEAVDFGVGEKFVIESLLRIYGGFKVEIEDMYKELGDLGLVAKNIVKDKQSSLSLNEVFNYLKTIALTSGPSSQDKKIELLTEMLDRASSLEALYIVRIILGRLRLGAQDATVIEALSFARVKSKDLKPKIERCYNLTSDLGYVAYMLFKEGEEALDFVHAIVGNPIRMALAERMENPEEIFNKLGKCIVEPKYDGFRCQVHKIGDKVKIYSRNLEDNTHMFPEIVESTIKYCRAKNCIFEGEAISFDPKTLRFMPFQITVQRKRKHNILKVAAKFPLRLEVFDLLYKDDLDITSKPLFERKRLLNDTILKNDTIVISDSSEADSPERIKSLFEKYVSEGMEGIMIKRLDGVYQAGSRNFNWIKLKRSMKQSILSDTIDAVIMGYFYGKGQRIKLGIGSLLIGLYNPEMDCFETIAKLGSGFTEEEWVELLKNLEEIRTSFKPNNYISKINPDFWVKPKIVVEVEADEITVSPVHTVGRKELGNDSLNTLSSGSGFALRFPRAKRIRYDKSPFDSTTPNEIFEMFEISKNKKSKNVSENSVNLNTTKLLKKTKIKDKDKTLFD; from the coding sequence TTGAAAGCAACAAATAGCTTACAATCCAGCTTTATTTTATTAGCCCAGGTCTTTGAAAAGCTCGAAAAAGAGACCTCAAGGCTAAGAATGATGGAGATTCTTGCAGATTATTTCGAAAATATTTCTCCAGAAGACGTAAAGATCGCTATCTATCTTTTATCAGGGAAAACAGGACCATCCTTTGAAGCTGTTGACTTTGGCGTGGGAGAAAAGTTTGTTATCGAGTCTTTACTGAGAATATATGGTGGTTTTAAGGTTGAGATTGAAGACATGTATAAGGAGTTAGGAGATCTTGGTTTGGTAGCAAAAAACATAGTTAAAGATAAGCAAAGTAGCCTAAGCCTTAATGAGGTTTTTAATTATCTTAAGACAATAGCTCTTACTTCAGGACCTAGTTCTCAGGACAAAAAAATAGAACTTCTTACAGAAATGTTAGATAGAGCAAGTTCATTAGAGGCCCTTTACATAGTAAGAATTATTCTTGGCAGGCTTAGATTAGGTGCACAGGATGCTACAGTAATTGAGGCTCTCTCCTTTGCCAGAGTTAAGAGCAAGGATTTGAAGCCAAAAATTGAAAGATGTTATAACCTTACTTCTGATCTTGGCTATGTTGCATATATGTTATTTAAAGAAGGAGAAGAAGCTCTCGACTTTGTACACGCTATTGTTGGAAATCCTATTAGGATGGCGCTGGCAGAAAGAATGGAAAATCCAGAAGAGATTTTTAATAAGTTAGGCAAGTGCATTGTAGAACCTAAGTATGATGGGTTTAGATGTCAGGTTCATAAAATTGGCGATAAGGTTAAAATTTATTCAAGAAATCTTGAAGACAATACCCATATGTTTCCAGAAATAGTTGAGTCTACAATCAAGTATTGTAGGGCAAAAAATTGTATTTTTGAGGGAGAAGCAATTAGTTTTGATCCTAAAACCTTGCGCTTTATGCCCTTTCAAATAACTGTCCAAAGAAAGAGAAAACATAATATTTTAAAAGTAGCTGCAAAATTTCCGCTAAGATTAGAGGTATTTGATCTACTTTATAAAGATGATCTTGATATTACCTCCAAACCTCTATTTGAGAGAAAAAGGCTTCTAAACGACACTATATTGAAAAACGACACGATTGTAATATCTGATTCCTCTGAAGCTGATAGCCCAGAAAGGATAAAGAGTTTGTTTGAGAAGTACGTTTCTGAAGGCATGGAAGGAATAATGATAAAGAGATTAGACGGAGTATACCAAGCAGGTTCAAGAAACTTTAACTGGATAAAATTGAAGAGATCTATGAAACAGTCAATTCTTTCTGATACTATTGACGCTGTTATCATGGGATATTTTTATGGAAAAGGACAGAGGATAAAATTGGGTATAGGTTCTTTGTTAATAGGCTTGTATAATCCTGAGATGGATTGTTTCGAAACGATAGCGAAACTTGGTTCGGGATTTACTGAAGAAGAGTGGGTTGAGCTTCTTAAAAATCTTGAAGAAATAAGGACTAGCTTTAAACCTAACAATTATATTTCAAAAATAAACCCGGATTTTTGGGTAAAACCAAAGATAGTAGTTGAAGTTGAAGCAGATGAAATAACTGTTAGCCCTGTACATACTGTCGGAAGAAAAGAATTGGGTAATGATTCTTTAAATACTTTATCCTCAGGAAGCGGTTTTGCGCTTAGGTTTCCTAGAGCAAAAAGAATAAGATATGACAAAAGTCCCTTTGATTCTACTACACCAAATGAAATTTTTGAAATGTTTGAAATCTCAAAAAATAAAAAGAGCAAGAATGTTTCAGAAAATTCTGTTAATTTAAATACTACAAAATTATTAAAAAAAACTAAAATTAAGGATAAAGATAAGACTCTATTTGACTAA
- a CDS encoding type III pantothenate kinase, giving the protein MKIGIKRFNDEYISNEKKFSVLAFDLGNSRLKCSYFEDSCMKHYGAFRLEEIFVNSKFDSNLLDKWLKENKIDNKVKCFISSVNLTIEKHLLSFLNERLFSAKVIEPRDLVGIIGIEYDIDMIGIDRLLHSIGASLFYGEGVCVVDMGTAITVDLTKENVYKGGFIMPGIDMICKSINLFLPHLPMADITINHTNVPSRNTNDALNNGIFYSIVFGLEGIIRSWHEKFGDFTTVLTGGSARFFESELSWPYFPHLTLWGIYRYAEYKESLNEKSS; this is encoded by the coding sequence GTGAAAATTGGCATTAAAAGATTTAACGATGAGTATATATCAAATGAAAAAAAATTTTCTGTACTTGCTTTTGATTTAGGCAACTCTAGATTAAAATGTTCTTATTTTGAAGATTCGTGTATGAAGCATTACGGTGCCTTTCGATTAGAGGAAATTTTTGTCAATAGTAAATTTGACTCTAATCTTCTTGATAAGTGGTTGAAAGAAAACAAAATCGATAATAAGGTTAAGTGCTTTATCTCTTCTGTAAATTTAACCATAGAAAAGCACCTTTTGTCATTTTTGAACGAGCGCCTTTTTTCTGCTAAAGTAATTGAACCTAGGGATCTTGTTGGCATAATTGGGATTGAATATGATATAGATATGATAGGGATTGATAGACTGCTACACTCTATTGGAGCATCACTTTTTTATGGGGAAGGAGTGTGCGTTGTAGATATGGGGACAGCAATTACAGTTGACCTAACCAAGGAGAACGTGTATAAAGGCGGTTTTATCATGCCAGGAATAGATATGATTTGTAAATCTATAAACCTTTTTTTGCCTCATTTGCCAATGGCAGATATTACAATAAATCATACCAACGTTCCTTCAAGGAATACTAATGATGCTTTAAATAATGGCATATTTTATTCTATAGTTTTTGGCCTTGAGGGCATTATTAGGTCATGGCATGAAAAGTTTGGCGACTTTACTACTGTTTTGACCGGTGGTAGTGCAAGGTTTTTTGAAAGCGAGTTGTCATGGCCATATTTTCCTCATCTAACTCTTTGGGGAATATATAGATACGCAGAGTACAAAGAATCTTTGAATGAGAAAAGTTCTTAG
- a CDS encoding glycosyltransferase family 4 protein yields MRGTTKSASPDFNVAFVGTYVPRLCGIATFTNDIAKSVARWYPDDAFENRYVRVVAMSNGVYSYPKEVFFDIREKFKTDYIKAAEFINISNVNVVSLQHEFGIYGGEHGSYVLDFLKNLKKPVVTTLHTVLEKPIEGQKEILEEICNLSSRIVVCAQKAQEILERVYRISSEKISMIYHGAPDVPFMDPSYYKDILNLEGKTVILTFGLLGPSKGIEYGIEALSKVYRDYPNAVYVVLGATHPEVKRLYGESYRISLQKMAYEEGIADNVIFIDRYVSFEELMNFLIMADIYLTPYLSLEQIVSGTLTYAIAAGKAIISTPYWYAQEMLQDERGILVPFRDSDALSQALRRLLTDIPYRNRLRKNAYDFGRKMIWKNVSREYIELFDEAIKTYSKEKNFIYISKRDLIEKESFQTKLPSVHLTHLKFLTDETGILQHALYNMPNRNHGYCVDDNSRAFMALLLYYELFKDQSILYLLYRFLSFIHNAFDEKTGRFLNFLRYDRTWIDEFSEDAHARTLLALATAIQWPAVPELIPICATIFEKGIKQVENFTSVRGISLSIIACDKFVRTYPGAKEIKDILINLSGKLFELYKNNISDDWIFPEDILTYDNARQPQALIRAGQQLGSDEMIELGIRSLRWLIEIQTNPETQYLSIIGNRGWYERGSQKAQFDQQPIELSSISCACIDAYFQTGDKYFYNTAMKALRWFLGENDSFCPVARVETGGCYDGLEPQGVNKNMGAESTISYLMTLLHSYKLTFKRGD; encoded by the coding sequence ATGAGGGGCACTACAAAGAGCGCATCTCCAGATTTTAATGTAGCCTTTGTGGGCACGTATGTGCCAAGGCTGTGTGGGATTGCTACTTTTACCAATGACATTGCTAAATCTGTCGCCAGGTGGTATCCAGATGATGCTTTTGAAAACAGATATGTAAGAGTCGTCGCAATGTCAAATGGCGTTTATTCGTACCCGAAGGAAGTCTTCTTCGATATTAGAGAAAAATTTAAAACGGATTATATAAAAGCAGCGGAGTTCATAAACATTTCAAACGTTAATGTTGTAAGCCTTCAACATGAATTTGGTATATATGGCGGTGAGCACGGAAGTTATGTTCTTGATTTTTTAAAAAATCTGAAAAAACCTGTTGTAACAACTCTTCACACGGTGTTAGAGAAGCCAATCGAAGGTCAAAAAGAAATTTTAGAAGAGATCTGTAACCTTTCATCAAGAATTGTTGTTTGTGCGCAAAAAGCTCAGGAAATATTAGAAAGGGTTTATAGAATTTCATCCGAAAAGATTTCTATGATTTATCATGGCGCTCCTGATGTCCCCTTTATGGATCCCTCGTATTATAAAGATATTCTTAATCTTGAAGGAAAAACAGTTATTTTGACTTTTGGGCTCTTAGGTCCCAGCAAGGGAATAGAATACGGCATTGAAGCGTTAAGCAAAGTCTACAGAGATTATCCAAACGCTGTATACGTAGTGCTTGGCGCAACTCATCCAGAAGTAAAAAGACTCTACGGCGAAAGCTATAGGATTAGCTTGCAAAAAATGGCTTATGAGGAAGGAATAGCTGATAACGTAATTTTTATTGACAGGTACGTATCCTTCGAAGAATTGATGAACTTTTTGATTATGGCCGACATATATCTAACTCCTTATTTATCTTTAGAACAGATAGTTTCAGGAACCTTAACTTATGCAATTGCAGCTGGAAAAGCTATAATTTCTACTCCATATTGGTATGCTCAAGAAATGCTTCAAGACGAAAGAGGCATCCTTGTTCCGTTTAGAGATAGTGATGCTTTGTCACAGGCGCTTAGAAGGCTCTTAACAGATATACCTTACAGAAATAGATTGAGAAAAAATGCTTATGATTTTGGCAGAAAGATGATTTGGAAGAACGTTTCAAGAGAATATATTGAGCTTTTTGACGAAGCAATTAAAACTTATTCTAAGGAAAAAAATTTTATTTATATTTCAAAAAGAGACTTAATCGAAAAGGAATCTTTTCAAACAAAACTCCCTTCTGTTCACCTTACACATCTAAAATTCTTAACTGATGAAACAGGTATATTGCAACACGCTTTATACAATATGCCGAATAGAAATCACGGTTACTGCGTTGATGACAATTCCAGAGCCTTTATGGCTCTTCTCTTATATTATGAACTTTTCAAGGATCAGAGCATACTATATCTCTTGTATAGATTCTTATCTTTTATTCACAACGCATTTGATGAAAAAACTGGCAGATTTTTAAACTTTTTGAGATATGATAGAACATGGATTGATGAATTTAGTGAAGATGCGCATGCTAGAACTCTTCTTGCTTTAGCTACAGCAATACAGTGGCCAGCAGTTCCAGAATTGATTCCTATTTGTGCTACTATTTTTGAAAAGGGCATTAAGCAAGTTGAGAATTTTACATCTGTAAGAGGAATTAGCCTTTCTATTATTGCTTGTGATAAGTTTGTTAGAACTTATCCGGGAGCTAAAGAGATCAAAGACATATTAATTAATCTTTCAGGGAAGTTGTTTGAACTTTACAAAAACAATATTTCTGATGATTGGATTTTTCCTGAAGATATACTTACTTATGACAACGCAAGACAGCCTCAAGCCTTAATTAGGGCTGGCCAACAACTAGGCAGTGATGAAATGATTGAGCTTGGTATTAGGAGCCTAAGGTGGCTAATAGAAATCCAAACAAATCCAGAGACACAATACCTAAGCATTATTGGGAACAGGGGATGGTATGAGAGAGGGTCTCAAAAGGCTCAATTTGATCAACAACCAATAGAATTAAGCAGTATTTCCTGCGCGTGTATAGATGCATACTTTCAAACGGGTGACAAATATTTTTACAATACTGCTATGAAGGCCTTAAGATGGTTTTTAGGAGAAAATGACTCCTTTTGTCCTGTTGCAAGAGTTGAAACAGGTGGTTGTTATGATGGTCTAGAACCTCAGGGAGTTAACAAAAATATGGGAGCAGAGTCAACAATATCTTATTTAATGACGTTGCTTCATTCATACAAATTAACATTTAAAAGAGGCGATTGA
- a CDS encoding pyridoxal-phosphate-dependent aminotransferase family protein, whose translation MNKKTILMCPGPSEVHPEVLLAMAKPLVSHVDPSFFALLDQLQGQLKTIFQTENTCMLLPGTGTSGMEASLINFLDPGDKVLVGVIGHFGDRIRMIAERIGCNVKVVSAPEGKALNPEDVEISIKGFSPKLFACVHAETSTGVLQPLEDIMNICKKYEVLTLVDTVASLGGVNVPVDDLGIDIVYSGSQKCLGCPPGVAPISFSPRAERILESLAPRNYYLDLRLIRKYWLERAYHHTPPVSLFYACNKGFDLIIEEGLINRFERHRKVGLALQKGLEAMGFKLVAEKNVQNPVVTAVYLPAEIEDIKLRKILLEEFGIEIALGIAQLKGKIARFGTMAESARPQNVLYLLSALENILKRYGLFKEGGTDVASSML comes from the coding sequence ATGAACAAGAAAACCATTTTGATGTGTCCAGGTCCATCTGAGGTTCATCCAGAAGTGCTTTTAGCTATGGCTAAACCTCTTGTAAGTCACGTTGATCCATCTTTCTTTGCTCTTTTAGATCAGTTGCAAGGTCAACTTAAAACAATATTTCAAACTGAAAATACTTGCATGCTTTTGCCTGGTACCGGGACTTCTGGTATGGAGGCATCTCTAATTAACTTCCTTGATCCAGGAGATAAAGTTCTAGTTGGTGTAATAGGGCATTTTGGCGATAGAATAAGAATGATTGCAGAAAGAATTGGCTGTAATGTAAAGGTAGTTAGTGCTCCTGAAGGCAAGGCACTTAACCCAGAAGATGTAGAGATATCTATAAAGGGATTTTCCCCTAAGCTTTTCGCTTGTGTCCATGCAGAAACATCTACTGGCGTACTTCAGCCTCTTGAAGATATTATGAATATTTGCAAGAAATATGAAGTTTTAACTTTAGTTGATACTGTTGCCTCTTTGGGCGGAGTTAATGTTCCTGTAGATGATTTGGGAATTGATATAGTTTATAGCGGTTCACAAAAGTGCTTAGGTTGCCCTCCTGGTGTAGCTCCTATAAGTTTTAGTCCAAGAGCTGAGAGGATTTTAGAGTCTTTAGCGCCCAGAAACTATTATCTTGACCTTAGACTCATAAGAAAATACTGGTTAGAAAGGGCATATCATCACACTCCCCCAGTAAGTCTTTTCTATGCGTGCAACAAGGGATTTGACCTTATTATTGAAGAGGGTTTAATAAACAGATTTGAGAGACATAGAAAAGTTGGTCTTGCTTTACAGAAGGGACTTGAAGCTATGGGCTTTAAATTGGTTGCCGAAAAGAACGTTCAGAATCCTGTGGTGACTGCAGTCTATCTTCCTGCTGAAATAGAGGATATAAAGCTCAGAAAGATACTATTGGAGGAATTTGGGATTGAAATAGCTTTGGGAATTGCTCAGCTAAAGGGAAAGATTGCCAGGTTTGGAACTATGGCTGAATCTGCAAGGCCTCAAAACGTTTTATATTTGTTGAGCGCGCTAGAAAATATATTGAAGCGTTATGGGTTATTTAAAGAAGGCGGCACAGACGTTGCGTCAAGTATGCTTTAG
- a CDS encoding elongation factor G — protein sequence MGKTIKTISLASHVGAGKTSLTEALLFHAKKISRLGSVDSGNTVTDYDVEEIKRKMTLALSVVNFEEEGTKYNIIDTPGFFDFESDVVAAESVSDGLVLLLNATSSLEVGIEKILKRLRANPKPFMVVVNKMDKEGSDFFSAVSELRSKSLGFNIACMYLPFGNAGEFKGMVHVMSKKSIVFDGDFKFHLEESFPKELESKIEEEQERLKEAAAEGDDAILEKYLAGEDLSEEEIVSSLKNAVKLGKTALVIPVSSVKGYGIAQLVRAFGYYFPDYSEKENLEVYSEEEKKVFSISSDSELIIQIFKTVLDPFVGKVSYAKILSGSYKGESVLYNVTKQQEERIASVSFPFGKEPVVTKEADCGDIITFSKLQFTTTNDTLSRSKIKYEPKKIEFPKPTFFMGVYPKAKGDEEKLGSAIIKFIEEDPSMFYGKSPETGEFLLGGLGDIQMDVLMEKVKRRFKVEGNLVKPKVAYRESIKIPVVAEGKHKKQTGGHGQYGHVIIKFEPIGYEEEFVFESQIVGGVVPKQYVPAVEKGLREVLSSGHLAGYPVIGIKAILVDGSYHEVDSNELSFKMAAHLAFKKAMEKAKPVLLEPINYIEVTVPKDFTGDVMGDLNSKRGRIQGMDSIKDSETVIKAYVPQSEIVSYAMDLRSITQGRGSFITRFDHFEEAPPQIAEKVIKEANVESNK from the coding sequence ATGGGGAAAACTATCAAAACAATTAGTTTAGCCTCTCATGTTGGGGCAGGGAAAACTTCACTAACCGAAGCGCTTTTGTTTCATGCAAAAAAGATTTCAAGGTTAGGTTCTGTAGATTCTGGGAATACTGTTACAGATTATGATGTAGAAGAGATAAAAAGAAAAATGACTCTTGCGCTTTCTGTAGTAAACTTCGAAGAGGAAGGTACTAAATATAACATTATTGATACGCCAGGATTTTTTGATTTTGAAAGCGATGTGGTAGCTGCAGAAAGCGTGTCGGACGGCTTGGTTTTACTATTAAATGCTACAAGCTCGCTGGAAGTTGGCATCGAGAAGATCTTAAAGAGACTAAGGGCGAATCCAAAACCGTTTATGGTTGTAGTAAACAAAATGGACAAAGAGGGATCAGATTTTTTTAGCGCTGTCAGTGAATTAAGATCAAAGTCTTTAGGCTTTAATATTGCTTGTATGTATCTGCCTTTTGGCAATGCAGGTGAGTTTAAAGGTATGGTCCATGTAATGAGCAAAAAAAGCATCGTCTTTGATGGTGATTTCAAATTTCATCTTGAAGAATCATTTCCAAAAGAATTGGAATCAAAAATTGAAGAAGAGCAAGAAAGATTAAAAGAGGCTGCGGCTGAGGGCGATGACGCTATTTTGGAAAAATATCTTGCAGGAGAAGACCTGAGCGAGGAAGAAATTGTTTCAAGTTTGAAAAATGCGGTAAAGCTCGGTAAGACTGCTTTGGTAATACCCGTTTCTTCTGTAAAGGGCTACGGTATAGCCCAATTGGTTAGAGCGTTTGGCTATTATTTCCCAGATTATAGTGAAAAAGAGAACCTTGAAGTATACTCTGAAGAGGAAAAGAAGGTTTTTTCAATAAGCTCAGACTCTGAGCTCATAATACAAATTTTTAAGACCGTGCTAGACCCCTTTGTCGGAAAAGTTAGCTATGCGAAAATTTTAAGTGGTTCGTATAAGGGAGAATCTGTTTTATATAACGTTACCAAGCAACAAGAAGAAAGGATAGCAAGCGTTAGCTTTCCGTTTGGCAAAGAGCCCGTTGTTACTAAAGAAGCTGATTGTGGAGATATAATCACCTTTTCCAAGCTTCAGTTTACGACTACCAATGATACTCTTTCTCGCTCTAAGATAAAGTATGAGCCAAAAAAGATAGAGTTTCCAAAACCAACCTTTTTTATGGGCGTTTACCCAAAGGCAAAGGGTGATGAGGAGAAACTGGGTTCTGCTATTATAAAGTTTATTGAAGAGGATCCATCAATGTTCTATGGGAAAAGTCCAGAAACAGGCGAATTTTTACTCGGCGGTTTAGGGGATATACAGATGGACGTTCTGATGGAGAAGGTTAAAAGGAGATTCAAGGTGGAAGGTAATCTCGTAAAACCAAAAGTTGCTTATAGAGAGTCTATTAAGATTCCGGTTGTAGCGGAAGGTAAACACAAAAAACAAACAGGAGGACATGGTCAATATGGTCATGTCATAATAAAATTTGAACCTATTGGCTATGAAGAAGAGTTTGTTTTCGAGAGCCAGATTGTAGGTGGGGTTGTTCCAAAACAGTATGTCCCTGCTGTAGAAAAGGGTCTTCGCGAAGTTTTGAGCAGCGGGCATTTAGCGGGCTATCCAGTAATAGGCATTAAGGCGATTTTGGTAGATGGATCTTATCACGAAGTAGATTCTAACGAGCTTTCATTTAAGATGGCTGCGCATCTTGCTTTCAAAAAGGCTATGGAAAAGGCGAAACCGGTTTTACTTGAGCCAATTAACTATATTGAGGTAACGGTACCGAAAGACTTTACTGGAGATGTTATGGGAGACTTGAATTCTAAAAGAGGAAGAATTCAAGGTATGGATTCTATAAAGGATTCTGAAACTGTTATTAAAGCATACGTTCCTCAAAGTGAAATTGTAAGTTATGCAATGGATTTGAGGTCTATTACTCAAGGCAGAGGTTCTTTTATAACCAGATTTGATCACTTTGAAGAAGCCCCTCCTCAGATTGCTGAAAAGGTTATAAAGGAAGCTAATGTTGAAAGCAACAAATAG